A part of Microbulbifer salipaludis genomic DNA contains:
- a CDS encoding DUF4242 domain-containing protein yields the protein MRNSLIAFILMLTSTAVFAADGQQYIIERTIPGAQNLTPAELKSISQKSRAILESLGPEIVWQQSYVAEDKFYCVYQAPNKEIIAKHAKLGGFPADKIVAVSGVIGPQTAAD from the coding sequence ATGCGTAATTCATTGATCGCTTTTATTCTGATGCTGACCAGTACTGCAGTATTCGCTGCCGACGGCCAACAGTACATTATCGAGCGCACCATACCCGGTGCCCAAAATCTGACGCCCGCGGAACTAAAATCCATCTCGCAGAAGTCACGGGCAATACTGGAGTCACTCGGCCCGGAAATTGTGTGGCAGCAAAGCTATGTGGCCGAAGACAAGTTCTATTGCGTCTACCAGGCTCCCAACAAGGAAATCATCGCCAAGCACGCCAAGCTGGGTGGTTTTCCGGCCGACAAGATCGTGGCAGTCAGTGGTGTCATTGGCCCCCAGACCGCAGCGGACTGA